A stretch of DNA from Candidatus Zixiibacteriota bacterium:
CTTCGAATCCAGAACTGGATGCCGGATCAAGTCCGGCATGACAAACCTACAACATTCATACCACTCGTTTAAGCTTCCTGCTTTACTTTGAACCGAGAGACCATCGTCTGCATGCCTTCTGCCTGACGGTTTAGTTCTTCGGCAGCAGCCGCTGACTGTTCGGCTCCGGTGGCCGACTCTCTGGCGATTGAGGCGACGTTCTCAATGTTCTTGGAAATCTGCTCAGCGGCTGAGGACTGTTCCTCAGAGGCTGTCGCCATCTGCTGAATCTGGTCCATGACGCTCTGCGACATATTGACAATCTCAGTCAGACTGTTGCCGGCCTTGTCGGCCAACTCCCGACCTTGATCGACTTCCTGAACACCTGTTTCCATTGAACCCACGGCTTCTTCCGTCCCCTGTTGAATCCCTTTAATCATGCCGGTTATCTCGCCGGTCGCCTTGCCGGTACGTTCGGCTAGTTTTCTGACTTCATCGGCCACTACGGCGAACCCACGACCCTGCTCGCCGGCCCGGGCAGCTTCGATAGCAGCATTAAGAGCCAGGAGGTTGGTCTGGTCGGCGATGTCATCGATGACACCAATGATCTCACCGATCTGGTCAGCCGACTCGGCCAATTTGCCAATCGACTCGGACGATCCGCGGACAACATCAGCTATGCGCTGCATTCCCTGAATTGTTTCATTGACAATCTGGCCGCCATTAGTGGCGTTGTCAGAGGCAGCCTTGGCGCCTTCGGTGGCGTCACCGGCATTTCTGGCGGATTCAACGATGGTCGCAGTCATCTCTTCAACCGCCGTCGAGACCTGGGTCACCTGGTCGGTCTGATCCTTGGCTCCGCGGGACATCTGTTCTGACGAGGAGGCTACCTCTGTAGCAGCTGAGACGAGCTGAGTCGAGTTGTCACCCATCTGGCGCACCATCGTGGTGAGATTGTCTGTCATCTTCGCGAGCGAAGCACCGATCTTATCCTTGGCCCCGAGAGTATCCTCGATGGCTCCAACCAGCACACCGATCTCATCCTTCGAATCTATGTTAAGGCTCTCTATCTCAGATTGAGAGATTTCCTGCGTCAGGTCATTATTTGCAATGGAATCGACGACACCGACAAACTGATCAAACTCCTCATTCATTTGCTGGGTCAGCCCTACAACCTTGTCTACAGGTTTGGTGATACCCCGGGTGATAATCCAGGCTGCAACAAGACCGATGACGACGGCGATCAGGGACAGAATCAGCATGATGCTGATCGACGAACTGATAATGGTGTTAGTCTCGGCAGTGGCCGTCTCAGACTGGTTAGCGAAATGTTCTTTGAGTTCGACCAGATACTGCTGAGTCTCAGCCACGGCGGTTCTGGTTTCCTGGTCATAGGTGGCCATCGCGGTCGCCTGCTTGTCGGCCGTCTCATTTATCCAGGCATAGGTTTGATCATACGCCTTTTCGAGTTCAGCCAGAGTTGGCAGCGTCTGCTCGTAATAGATCTTCTGAGCTTCGTCCCAA
This window harbors:
- a CDS encoding CZB domain-containing protein; protein product: MFKNLKIGKKLGLGFGVVLVLLAVVSIYNYTSFNSIDEQTVVAQQSCTNQAFSIEKEVDHLKWMASLSDLFMNDEVTEVTVQTDDHKCGLGKWMYSDETRTMKANDPKLASILDQMAEPHHRLHTSAIHIGEQYVDFDLGLKSLLSDRWIDHLNWIKHVANSNLTKTTFDGGLDAHQCAFGKWYYSYQADNPEFGALLKHWEEPHKHLHESAQEMVNAQKAGNWDEAQKIYYEQTLPTLAELEKAYDQTYAWINETADKQATAMATYDQETRTAVAETQQYLVELKEHFANQSETATAETNTIISSSISIMLILSLIAVVIGLVAAWIITRGITKPVDKVVGLTQQMNEEFDQFVGVVDSIANNDLTQEISQSEIESLNIDSKDEIGVLVGAIEDTLGAKDKIGASLAKMTDNLTTMVRQMGDNSTQLVSAATEVASSSEQMSRGAKDQTDQVTQVSTAVEEMTATIVESARNAGDATEGAKAASDNATNGGQIVNETIQGMQRIADVVRGSSESIGKLAESADQIGEIIGVIDDIADQTNLLALNAAIEAARAGEQGRGFAVVADEVRKLAERTGKATGEITGMIKGIQQGTEEAVGSMETGVQEVDQGRELADKAGNSLTEIVNMSQSVMDQIQQMATASEEQSSAAEQISKNIENVASIARESATGAEQSAAAAEELNRQAEGMQTMVSRFKVKQEA